The Clostridiales bacterium FE2011 sequence GGATGAAGTGCAGCTTCTCGGTTTCCCCGGCCGCCCACTTCTTTACGGCATTTATGTTTTTCTGGATTCCGATGCCTGACTGGTCCACAAAGATGAAGAATCCGGCCAGTGCGATATATCCGCCTATGAGTTTCAGTACTTTCATATTTCACCTCCAGAGATTCATATGGGATACTGAAAATAGAACGAATCACATGGCCAAAACCATCCCCGGAAAACCGTTACGCCTTCTTCCCCACGTATACCGCGTGGCCGCAGGTCTCAACGATCGCCTTGTTTTCAGCCGTTTCATTGATCATGTCGATCATGACCTTAAACATGTCCGGATCCTTCTCCTGCGCCCGGAAGAGCACCTCTTCCCGTTTCCAGCCGAAGCCGCGGATGGATCGGATCTGCTGTTTGCTGAACCCGTGATTCCGGAACAGTTCCTCGATCTCCTCCGAGGTCGGATAGTAACCTTCCTGGAAACCTGCGTTGGTCAGGTTGTTGAATTTACCAGACCGGAAAACCTCCCGGATGGTATCCGCGTCCACCTGATTCGGATGGCCGAAGAACCGCTCCACAACGCCGACGCTTCCGGACAGATAAGGCAGGAAGGTTGCAAACACGATGCCGCCCGGCTTTAAGACACGGTTGACCTCGGCGATGCACTGATCCCGCTCGGACGCCTCCAGCAAATGATACAGGGGCCCCATCACGAGCACGGCGTCAAACTGGCCGTCATTGTACAGGCTCAGGTCGATGGCGTTCACCACATTGCAGATTACGGGGTGTTCAACCTCCCTGTTCTGCTCCTCTGCCTGCTGAATCAGTTCCTCCGACAGGTCGGCCAGGAACACCTTATACCCTTCCGCCGCCAGCGGGAAGGAATAAGCGCCGGCCCCGCCGCCCAGGTCAAAAATTGACCCTTTCCCAGGCAGCCAGCGTTTCAGCAGTTCCATGCTCATCAAAAACTCCAGCTTGCCACTGCCGCTGTTCACCAGCCGGTTCTTTTCATCAAAGAACCTGTAGTACTCTTTTACCCTGTCGAAGTCTGTCATTTTTCTCTCCTCCTTTGGATAGATAAAATAAAGCCGCTTATCTGATAAGAGATAAGCGGCTTGTTAACTGATAAAACATTACCAGGTGACTCTCCTCTTATCTCTGTACGGGCACAGCAGAATAGCACGGACAAGCTTCAGCGTGTTCGCAAGCAGCAGAGCCAGAGCGATGTATCCGTACTTCATCCTGAGGAGAGCTCCTTTCTGAATATATTGGACAGACTATACTACGGGGCCTAACCCTGTGTCAACACTTTTTTGCAGTTTTTTCACGCAGGCATGATCAGCGTGGACATAGCCTTCTTCTGTTCCTCCGGAGGGGGCGTCAGTTTCCCGCTGTTCACCAGTTTCTTCAGGCAGTAGTACACAAACCGGCCGTCCGAGTTGAACAGGAACTGCAATTCAAACTCTTTCATCTTCCGCATCTGGGAGGGCAGGTTCTTCAGGGCAGCCTGGGTATACTTCTCCTTCAGTTTCCTGAATTCCGCTGCTTTTTCTTCCCGGATCTTTGTGCCGATGGCCAGCAGTTCCTCCCGGATCTGCTGATTGTCCAGCACCACGATCTGCCATTGCGCCCGATCCTCACTGTCCAGGACAATCTGTCCCATCTGGGCCAGCCAGGCATACTCATCCACGGAAAGCTTTTCCTGTTGTTCCCTTTCATACAGGGCAAGGATTTTCGCCGTGTCTTCCTGATAGTTCATTGCCCGTTCCTGCAGGTTGTCTGACCATTCGCTGCCCACCTGCCACAGGATGTGTTTCCCGTCCCCGTTCCAGCAGGGACCGAACCAGCCGTTCATCGCCTCATATTCTTCCGGCACTGCTTCCCGGACCTGCGCGTGAAAGATGTTGGTTCCGCCGTCCTTCCGGACCGTCGCGGCTTCCTCAAAGGAAATCTTCATCTCCCGGACGCTGTCTCCGGAGCAGGCCGCAATATAGGGAATCAGCGCCCACAGCAGGAAGTTTTTATCCGTCTTCCATCTACCGGTAATAGCCGGGGAATCCAGGACGCCCCTCTCCGTCAGCCGTGTATAAAGTTCATCGGCAAACAGATCCGCCGCCGCCTTGTAAGTATCATTTTCCAGCCGCAGGAAGTCCAGACTCGGCTCCTCCAGCAGGAAGTCCGCCAGGTACTTATCGCCCTTCTTTTTCAGGAAGCCAAACTCCTCCAGACGGGCAGCCTCGTCCTCCAGGTAAACCGGAGAAACGCCCAGGTCATCCGCAATCTCATTCACGGTTTTCCAGGTATCCCGTACCGCGTAGCAAAGATTCTGCACCAGCGGGCTGCCGAACATATCATATACATCTTTCCGTCCAAGGCTCCCGGTAATTCCCCGGGTTACAAACCGGACGGGATTATATTTCAGGCTGCTTGCTTCTCTCATTTTTCCCATTCCTTTCTTCAGCTCTTTCTTCGCCTCGAACAGATGCCATTTCACAGTTCCGACGGGAATGCCGAGCTCCCGGGCAATCTGTTCCTGCTTTTTGTGGTCGATGTAATAGGCGATCACGATCTTCCGCTGCAGTCCGGACAGATAGGCAATCTCCTTCTTCAGGCGCTCCACCGTCTCCGCGTCCTCTTCCGCGTCTTCCGCGGATTCGGCCGGGAGATCCGCCAGGGCTTCCACCGGAATGCCGATCATGTTCTTTGATGCGCTCCGGTAGTAGTTGCACAGGGCATTGTGCGCCACAGTCCAGATGAATTTACTCACGTCTTCCACGTCGTCACGCAGAAGAAGCGCTCTGTAAACCCGCAGGATGATCTCCTGGGAAAGATCCTCGGCGTCTTCCGGGGTTTTGCACCGTTTCAGCGCAAATCCGAGCACCGGATTCAGCCAGGATTCCAGGATTTTCTCCGCTTCCTGTTTCCTCATGAGATCCTCCTTTCTGAAAGCTTTCACCTATACAGACACACCAGTCTGAAAAAGGTTGGGAAAAATGAGGATTTTTTGGATTCTTTACATAAGAAATTCCGTATATGTTGAGGATTTACATCTCCGGAGGAGACCACGTCATCGTCTGAGGCGATGACAATGCAGAATTATGAATTCAGAACTCAGAATTAATAGTAAGGGATTCCTCCATGCGGCCTTCGGCCTTAGTCGGAATGACAGCCATAAGCTGAGGTATTCATTGGCTATGGAAAAACCGTTGCGCTCTCGTTGTCATTTCGACCGGAGCCGAAGGCGGAGTGGAGAAATCTCCCCGCCCGCAGGCGATAATTATGAATTATGAATTGTGAATTCTGAATTAACCGGACTCCCTTGTGTCCGGTTCACAGCCTCTTCCCGTAGTATTCCACTTCGATCTCCGTCCCGTCGGGATAGCTTTCCTGCGAGCGCTTGATCAGCTCGCTGAATCCCCAATGGTCATAGATCCGCCGGTTGGTTTCCTCCTCCGGTTCCACGCCCACTGTCACCTTCGTATATCCCTTCCGCCGGAGGTCCTCCAGCATGAACTTCATGAGTGCTGAGAAGTATCCTTGTCCCCGGTAAGCCTCGTTGGTCCTGAAGGCGCACAGATAGGCTGTATGCTCATCCGCCAGGCCTTCGCCGTTCTGCACATATTCCGGCTTCAGCACTGCCGTAGCCTCGCAGATGATCTCCTGTCCAAGGAATCCGTAATACGGAATGCTGGCACCGTCCTCTGCGTTTTTGATGGCCATTGCCTTCCAGACAATCCAGTTTTCCCGGTCCTCCGTGTTGCGCTCGATTTCCGCGTTCCACTTCCGCTCCATCTCTTCCCGGGTCGCGATCCGGCACACATATTCACTTTCACTGATCAGCTTTTCAAAGCTCTCCGCAAAACGCCGGTCATCCTCCTCCGTGCGCTTCGCCGGACCCTTCAGGTGATGCTTCCCGCTCTGTCGGGCTTTCCTGGCCAGGTGCCGTTCCATCAGCAGGCGGTCAATGTTGTCATCCGTGTACCGCATGCCGCTCTGGTGGATTGCCTTCGCGCCCTTTCCCAGCGCCAGGGCCGCGACGCCGTAATCCTGGGTGATCACGATATCGCCCCGGCGGCAGAGGTTGATCAGGGCCAGGTCCACGGCGTCCGCCCCGGCCCCGATGGTCCGGACCGTGCTGTAATCCGACGTCAGCAGATGATTGGTGTCGCACAGCAGTGTTACCGGGATGCTGTGCTCCTTCGCGATGCGCTCGGCAATCCTCGTCACCGGACAGGCATCGGCGTCAATATAGATCGTCATATACTTCTCCTGTGGTTCTTCAACGGTCTCAGAAACGGCATCATTATACCATCTCACGCAATAAAACGACAGCAAAAAAAGGGATACCGGGGGGACGGTTCCTGCGGTATCATGCGTGAATGATACCAGAGGAACCGTCCCCCCGGTATCCCCGTCAAAGGTTTTCTTTTTCTCAGAACTTCAGCAGGATATGCTCATTGGTCAGGTCATGATACAGCCGGCAGTCCAGGGCACTGACGTCTGCCAGGCAGACCACGTCCTGCTTTTCCTCCCCGCCGGGAATCTCCCCGATGCGGTTCGGCATCTGCTGCAGCAGTTCCGGCCGGAAGTGGATGGTCCGCTCTCCCGGGAAGACCGCGGTATAGAGAATCTGCGCCTCCACCAGGTCCTGGAAAATATGGCTGCCGTAGGACAGTTCCGGGTTGTACCCGGCCCGGCTTTCAGCGATCTCGCACACCGCGTCAAACCCGCTGATATCCGAGAAGGCCGTGGGCACGCCCAGCTCCGGCGAGGAGGTCCCGATCCGTCCGGGCACCAGCAGCATCAAATGCATCCCTGTGTCCCTGTATTTCCAGTTGATCCGGCCGATCAGGGCGGCAATTGCCGTCTTTTCGTTATAGGGCAGTTGGTAATACTTCACCGGATCCACATAGACAATCCGATCCAGCTTCACCTGGCGGGACAGGCCCATGGAGGCATGCCGCGTTTCCAGCAGAATGTCCTCCGCCGGCACATTCTCCGGCACGGCGACTCCCCCGCCGTCCTTGAACACCTGCAGCGGCCTGCACTGCAGCAGGTTAATCATGTACTCCCGGCTTTCCGATACGTTGATCGTGAACTCGATATCCACCGGCTCGCCGTATTCCTTCTGGATCAGTTGCATCATCCGCTGCATCTTCTCCATCATCTCCCGGTTCCGGACCAGGCCCAGGCAGGAGATAAAACAGATATTCCGCCAGACGCCCCGCTCATGCAGCGAAGCCTCCGCCTCCGTGT is a genomic window containing:
- a CDS encoding class I SAM-dependent methyltransferase → MTDFDRVKEYYRFFDEKNRLVNSGSGKLEFLMSMELLKRWLPGKGSIFDLGGGAGAYSFPLAAEGYKVFLADLSEELIQQAEEQNREVEHPVICNVVNAIDLSLYNDGQFDAVLVMGPLYHLLEASERDQCIAEVNRVLKPGGIVFATFLPYLSGSVGVVERFFGHPNQVDADTIREVFRSGKFNNLTNAGFQEGYYPTSEEIEELFRNHGFSKQQIRSIRGFGWKREEVLFRAQEKDPDMFKVMIDMINETAENKAIVETCGHAVYVGKKA
- a CDS encoding sigma-70 family RNA polymerase sigma factor, which encodes MRKQEAEKILESWLNPVLGFALKRCKTPEDAEDLSQEIILRVYRALLLRDDVEDVSKFIWTVAHNALCNYYRSASKNMIGIPVEALADLPAESAEDAEEDAETVERLKKEIAYLSGLQRKIVIAYYIDHKKQEQIARELGIPVGTVKWHLFEAKKELKKGMGKMREASSLKYNPVRFVTRGITGSLGRKDVYDMFGSPLVQNLCYAVRDTWKTVNEIADDLGVSPVYLEDEAARLEEFGFLKKKGDKYLADFLLEEPSLDFLRLENDTYKAAADLFADELYTRLTERGVLDSPAITGRWKTDKNFLLWALIPYIAACSGDSVREMKISFEEAATVRKDGGTNIFHAQVREAVPEEYEAMNGWFGPCWNGDGKHILWQVGSEWSDNLQERAMNYQEDTAKILALYEREQQEKLSVDEYAWLAQMGQIVLDSEDRAQWQIVVLDNQQIREELLAIGTKIREEKAAEFRKLKEKYTQAALKNLPSQMRKMKEFELQFLFNSDGRFVYYCLKKLVNSGKLTPPPEEQKKAMSTLIMPA
- a CDS encoding YaiI/YqxD family protein, whose translation is MTIYIDADACPVTRIAERIAKEHSIPVTLLCDTNHLLTSDYSTVRTIGAGADAVDLALINLCRRGDIVITQDYGVAALALGKGAKAIHQSGMRYTDDNIDRLLMERHLARKARQSGKHHLKGPAKRTEEDDRRFAESFEKLISESEYVCRIATREEMERKWNAEIERNTEDRENWIVWKAMAIKNAEDGASIPYYGFLGQEIICEATAVLKPEYVQNGEGLADEHTAYLCAFRTNEAYRGQGYFSALMKFMLEDLRRKGYTKVTVGVEPEEETNRRIYDHWGFSELIKRSQESYPDGTEIEVEYYGKRL